Proteins encoded in a region of the Mycolicibacterium neoaurum genome:
- a CDS encoding helix-turn-helix domain-containing protein: MNAPRRDRLRELLDAVIDAQNTDVAGMARSSFASEFHFSREVSRLTGEPPAALRRRVMLERAAWRLQRGAGVAAVAVAEGWSSPVVFSRAFRRAFGVPPSQADTVGFRLPAPNGVHFHPPESLWLDSPGDTTAPDVSLLMIAHDIADTAALIGLAAGLAEKQWTQEVSPGQVVLDWDGPEPSVGAVLDALVWNKEVWLAAIEGRDQPTRAGQRSARVLAADHDDIAARWTAMVREYGEQGRLGDTVIDALCDPPESFQLYGIIAHVLTYSAHRRELVRAMLSRLGVQVHRGDPLEWMRGN, translated from the coding sequence GTGAATGCCCCTCGGCGTGACCGGCTGCGTGAGCTGCTCGACGCCGTCATCGATGCGCAGAACACCGATGTCGCCGGGATGGCGCGCAGCAGTTTCGCCTCGGAGTTCCATTTCTCCCGCGAGGTCAGTCGGCTCACCGGCGAGCCACCGGCCGCGTTACGCCGCCGCGTGATGCTCGAGCGTGCGGCCTGGCGGTTGCAACGCGGTGCAGGGGTGGCGGCGGTCGCGGTGGCGGAGGGCTGGTCCTCACCGGTTGTGTTCTCCCGTGCCTTCCGGCGGGCGTTCGGGGTGCCGCCATCGCAGGCCGATACCGTCGGGTTCCGGTTGCCGGCACCCAACGGGGTGCACTTCCACCCGCCGGAGTCGCTGTGGCTGGACTCTCCCGGCGATACCACTGCCCCCGATGTCTCGTTGCTGATGATCGCCCACGATATCGCCGATACGGCTGCACTCATCGGTCTCGCCGCTGGCCTCGCCGAAAAGCAATGGACGCAAGAGGTTTCACCCGGGCAGGTGGTTTTGGACTGGGATGGTCCGGAACCGAGCGTGGGTGCGGTGCTCGACGCGCTGGTATGGAACAAGGAGGTCTGGCTGGCCGCCATCGAGGGCCGCGATCAGCCGACCCGCGCCGGCCAGCGCAGCGCACGGGTGCTGGCCGCCGATCACGACGATATCGCAGCCCGCTGGACGGCAATGGTGCGCGAGTACGGGGAACAGGGCAGGCTGGGCGACACCGTCATCGACGCGCTGTGCGATCCGCCGGAGTCGTTTCAGCTGTACGGCATCATCGCCCACGTCCTGACCTACTCCGCGCACCGTCGGGAATTGGTGCGCGCCATGCTTTCCCGCCTCGGTGTCCAGGTGCACCGCGGTGACCCACTGGAATGGATGAGAGGTAACTGA
- a CDS encoding alpha/beta hydrolase, which produces MTAQPAENSPGPSLMRRARWLMNANHADRMLALSVASASLPIVGKQLEPLGGLAAMGVWGFRQFPELLAASAKSWFSPGNAPVRRAEREQTVDVAKDGLRGVVNPTDLAGDWPAPESMPPLWNTVAYRRDVFRTSVRYGDHPLQLLDVWRPAELPREPAPVLLFIPGGAWVHGSRVLQGYAMMSHLAQQGWVCLSIDYRVAPHHRWPRHLTDVKAAIAWARANVDKFGGDRNFVALAGCSAGGHLAALAGLTPNDPAMQSELDDEADTSVDAVVGIYGRYDWEDRSTEERDRFVDFLERVVVGRKISRHPDLFRAASPIARVHRDAPPFLVIHGSGDTVIPVAQARSFVDRLKATSDAPVSYIEFPGAGHGFDMTDGARTGAMAKAIGLFLDQIHRNSTARQAKAVI; this is translated from the coding sequence ATGACGGCACAACCGGCGGAAAATAGCCCCGGACCTTCTCTTATGCGCCGCGCCCGTTGGTTGATGAACGCCAACCACGCCGACCGCATGCTGGCACTGTCGGTCGCATCGGCCTCGCTGCCCATCGTGGGTAAGCAGTTGGAACCCCTCGGGGGCTTGGCGGCAATGGGAGTGTGGGGTTTTCGTCAGTTCCCCGAACTCCTCGCTGCTTCGGCCAAATCGTGGTTCAGTCCCGGCAACGCACCGGTCCGCAGGGCCGAGCGGGAACAGACGGTCGACGTGGCCAAGGACGGGCTGCGGGGCGTGGTCAATCCCACCGATCTCGCCGGGGACTGGCCCGCCCCTGAATCGATGCCGCCGCTGTGGAACACCGTGGCGTATCGGCGTGATGTCTTCCGCACCTCGGTGCGCTACGGCGACCACCCGCTGCAGCTACTCGACGTGTGGCGGCCCGCGGAACTTCCGCGCGAGCCCGCCCCGGTACTGCTGTTCATCCCCGGCGGTGCCTGGGTGCACGGCAGCCGTGTCCTGCAGGGCTACGCGATGATGTCGCACCTGGCCCAGCAGGGCTGGGTGTGCCTGTCCATCGACTACCGGGTCGCCCCGCATCACCGCTGGCCGCGTCACCTGACCGATGTCAAGGCGGCGATCGCATGGGCGCGAGCCAATGTCGACAAGTTCGGCGGGGACCGTAATTTCGTCGCGCTGGCCGGTTGTTCGGCGGGCGGTCACCTGGCAGCCCTGGCCGGGCTCACCCCCAACGACCCGGCCATGCAGTCAGAACTGGACGACGAGGCCGACACCTCGGTCGACGCCGTCGTGGGAATCTACGGTCGTTACGACTGGGAGGACCGTTCCACCGAGGAGCGCGACCGCTTCGTGGACTTCCTGGAGCGCGTCGTGGTCGGTCGGAAGATCTCCCGTCACCCCGATCTCTTCCGTGCCGCCTCGCCGATCGCCCGGGTGCACCGTGACGCGCCGCCCTTCCTCGTCATCCACGGTTCCGGGGACACGGTGATCCCGGTGGCGCAGGCGCGCAGCTTCGTCGACCGGTTGAAGGCGACATCCGATGCACCGGTCAGTTACATCGAGTTTCCCGGAGCCGGACACGGTTTCGACATGACCGACGGTGCCCGCACCGGCGCGATGGCCAAAGCCATCGGATTGTTCCTCGATCAGATCCACCGAAACTCGACGGCACGCCAGGCCAAGGCGGTTATATAG
- a CDS encoding alpha/beta hydrolase yields MPVLKPRPVLGALAEMVNAANAVRPLGRKGYSTLPTFAFGWPTSENAPLFLTGSLLDVLRRNVLGHYRTRNGRISLVLKALTWGLLVVVQRREQTSKEYFEGPLRTALGPDYPEAEEPERKPRGVFGTGWTRRRYVHETARYGPHGPNLADVWMRPDLPRDGKAPVLLQVPGGAWMIGMRRPQAYPMLSRLAEHGWICVSIGYRISPKHTWPDHIVDVKRAIAWVRENIGAYGGDPESVYITGGSAGGHLTALAALTPNDPKWQPGFEHVDTSVAAAVPIYGRYDWFTDTGSGRGEFVTILEKFIVKLPFATNRQAYLDASPITLVHADAPPFFVLHGADDSVIPVQEGRDFVAALQAVSKAPVIYAEIPHAQHAFDFFGSAHGHNTAAAVERFLNWVRG; encoded by the coding sequence ATGCCCGTGCTGAAACCCCGTCCTGTGCTGGGCGCACTCGCCGAAATGGTCAACGCCGCCAATGCTGTACGCCCACTCGGACGGAAGGGCTACAGCACCTTGCCGACATTCGCGTTCGGCTGGCCGACGTCGGAGAATGCGCCGCTGTTTCTGACCGGCTCACTGCTCGACGTGCTGCGCCGAAACGTGCTCGGCCATTACCGAACCCGCAACGGTCGCATCTCTTTGGTGCTCAAGGCACTGACCTGGGGCCTGCTCGTCGTGGTGCAACGCCGCGAGCAGACTTCCAAGGAGTATTTCGAAGGTCCGCTACGCACCGCACTGGGTCCGGACTATCCAGAGGCCGAGGAACCCGAACGCAAACCCCGCGGGGTCTTCGGTACCGGCTGGACGCGCCGACGCTACGTGCACGAGACGGCACGGTACGGTCCCCACGGACCCAACCTCGCCGACGTCTGGATGCGCCCGGACCTGCCGCGGGATGGCAAAGCACCGGTGCTGCTACAGGTTCCGGGCGGAGCGTGGATGATCGGGATGCGCAGACCGCAGGCCTACCCGATGCTGAGCAGGCTCGCCGAGCACGGCTGGATCTGCGTGTCCATCGGCTACCGGATCAGTCCGAAGCACACCTGGCCGGATCACATCGTCGATGTCAAACGGGCCATCGCCTGGGTCAGGGAGAACATCGGGGCCTACGGCGGTGATCCCGAATCGGTCTATATCACCGGCGGTTCGGCCGGGGGACACCTGACCGCGCTGGCGGCGCTGACCCCCAACGATCCGAAATGGCAGCCGGGCTTCGAGCATGTCGACACGTCGGTGGCGGCGGCGGTGCCGATCTACGGCCGCTACGACTGGTTCACCGACACGGGCTCCGGCCGAGGCGAATTCGTGACGATCCTGGAAAAGTTCATCGTCAAACTGCCGTTCGCGACGAACCGGCAGGCCTACCTCGACGCATCCCCGATCACCCTCGTGCACGCCGATGCCCCGCCGTTCTTCGTGCTGCACGGCGCCGACGATTCGGTCATCCCGGTGCAGGAGGGCCGTGATTTCGTCGCCGCACTGCAGGCGGTCTCGAAGGCCCCGGTCATCTACGCCGAGATCCCGCACGCCCAGCACGCTTTCGACTTCTTCGGTTCGGCGCACGGGCACAACACCGCCGCGGCGGTCGAGCGCTTCCTGAACTGGGTGCGCGGCTGA
- the fadD12 gene encoding acyl-CoA ligase FadD12 has product MGLQDIPGRLARPVVNRVTATVGLVDTMVRAGVIAPLRPDKYLRIAAAMARENMGITSGFASAAQRCGDRVGLIDELGALTWREIDQRADALAAGLQDLPSGEPHVIGIMARNHRGFVESLIAANRLGADVLLLNTAFAGPALAEVWQRETAGRPSAVIYDEEFTSTVERAMEDSPQTTRVVAWTDSTTALFTVEKLITEYAGREPQRAKEKSKVILLTSGTTGTPKGARHSGGGPEVLKAILDRTPWRAEEPVVVVAPMFHAWGFSQLAFAASMACTIITRRKFDPEATLALVDTHRATGLCVVPVMFDRIVELPDEVRNRYSGRTLRFAAASGSRMRPDVVIKFMDQFGDVIYNNYNATEAGMIATATPADLRAAPDTAGKPAEGTEIRILDPELRPLPEGEVGTIFVRNSTQFDGYTNGKNKDFHDGFMNSGDVGYLDAAGRLFVVGRDDEMIVSGGENVYPIEVEKTLVAHDDVAEAAVLGVDDEQFGQRLSAFVVLHNPVTVEALKAHVRDNLANYKVPRDITILDELPRNSTGKIDRRALQDRLGG; this is encoded by the coding sequence ATGGGCCTGCAGGACATCCCCGGGCGCCTCGCCCGCCCCGTCGTCAACCGGGTCACCGCGACGGTCGGTCTGGTCGACACCATGGTCCGCGCCGGTGTCATCGCTCCCCTGCGCCCCGACAAGTACCTTCGCATCGCGGCGGCCATGGCACGCGAGAACATGGGAATCACATCGGGTTTCGCCAGCGCGGCGCAACGCTGTGGAGACCGCGTCGGGCTGATCGACGAGCTCGGCGCGCTGACCTGGCGCGAGATCGACCAGCGCGCCGATGCGTTGGCGGCGGGGCTTCAGGACCTGCCGTCGGGCGAGCCACACGTCATCGGCATCATGGCGCGCAACCACCGGGGCTTCGTCGAATCGCTGATCGCAGCCAACCGGCTCGGAGCCGACGTCCTGCTGCTGAACACCGCGTTCGCCGGCCCCGCGCTGGCCGAGGTGTGGCAACGCGAAACCGCGGGCCGGCCCAGCGCGGTCATCTACGACGAGGAATTCACCTCGACGGTCGAACGGGCGATGGAGGATTCACCGCAGACCACGCGCGTGGTCGCCTGGACCGACAGCACGACGGCGTTGTTCACCGTCGAGAAGCTGATCACCGAGTACGCCGGTCGGGAACCACAGCGCGCCAAGGAGAAATCCAAGGTCATCCTGTTGACCTCGGGCACCACCGGAACCCCCAAGGGGGCAAGGCATTCCGGCGGAGGACCGGAGGTACTCAAGGCGATCCTCGACCGTACTCCCTGGCGCGCCGAGGAGCCTGTGGTCGTGGTGGCTCCGATGTTCCACGCCTGGGGCTTCTCCCAGCTGGCCTTCGCCGCATCGATGGCATGCACGATCATCACCAGACGGAAGTTCGATCCCGAGGCAACCCTGGCGCTCGTCGACACCCACCGTGCCACCGGCCTCTGCGTGGTGCCGGTGATGTTCGACCGGATCGTGGAGTTACCCGACGAGGTCCGCAACCGCTACAGCGGGCGCACCCTGCGGTTCGCGGCCGCGTCCGGATCGCGGATGCGTCCCGATGTCGTCATCAAGTTCATGGACCAGTTCGGCGACGTGATCTACAACAACTACAACGCCACCGAGGCCGGCATGATTGCCACTGCCACCCCTGCCGATCTGCGCGCGGCCCCGGACACCGCCGGAAAACCGGCCGAGGGCACCGAGATCCGGATTCTGGATCCCGAGCTGCGCCCGCTGCCGGAAGGCGAGGTGGGAACGATCTTCGTCCGTAACTCCACTCAGTTCGACGGTTACACCAACGGCAAGAACAAGGATTTCCACGACGGTTTCATGAATTCCGGGGATGTCGGCTACCTGGATGCGGCCGGCCGCCTGTTCGTCGTGGGCCGAGATGACGAGATGATCGTCTCCGGTGGGGAGAATGTCTATCCCATCGAGGTGGAGAAGACCCTGGTCGCCCATGACGATGTCGCCGAGGCCGCCGTGTTGGGCGTCGACGACGAACAGTTCGGTCAACGATTGTCCGCATTCGTGGTGCTGCACAACCCGGTCACCGTCGAGGCACTCAAGGCGCATGTGCGTGACAATTTGGCCAACTACAAGGTCCCCCGCGACATCACGATCCTCGACGAGTTGCCCCGCAACAGCACCGGAAAGATCGACCGGCGCGCTTTGCAAGACCGTCTCGGTGGGTAA
- a CDS encoding arylamine N-acetyltransferase, translating into MTVDVAAYFDRVGYTGDGAPTLDTLQILHAAHNRSIPFENLDPVLGTPVADLGADALFDKLVHRRRGGYCYEQNGLFGYVLEALGFGVARLTGRVVWMQEPGAALPAETHNVLAVNVPGRAGRHLCDVGFGGQTLSSPIRLEAGPVQQTRHEPYRLVATGPNALRLEALVRETWQALYVFTTEPRPRIDLEVGSWYVSTYPKSVFVAGLSAALVTDDARWNLRGRQLAVHSLGGTERIELGGADEVVDQLVNRFGLELSGLGDVAEGISHVLGN; encoded by the coding sequence ATGACCGTCGATGTAGCCGCCTACTTCGACCGCGTCGGGTACACCGGCGACGGTGCGCCCACCCTGGATACGCTGCAGATTCTGCATGCCGCGCACAACCGGAGCATCCCGTTCGAGAACCTCGATCCGGTGTTGGGCACACCCGTGGCTGACCTCGGTGCCGACGCGCTGTTCGACAAGCTGGTCCACCGCCGCCGCGGCGGATACTGCTACGAGCAGAACGGACTGTTCGGCTACGTCCTGGAGGCGCTCGGGTTCGGGGTGGCACGGCTGACCGGCCGCGTGGTGTGGATGCAGGAACCGGGCGCCGCGCTGCCTGCCGAAACGCACAACGTGCTCGCGGTGAATGTCCCGGGGCGCGCGGGTCGTCACTTGTGTGATGTGGGTTTCGGCGGCCAGACGCTCTCGTCACCGATCCGGTTGGAAGCGGGGCCCGTGCAACAGACCCGGCATGAGCCCTACCGGCTGGTCGCCACCGGGCCCAACGCCCTGCGGCTGGAGGCCCTGGTGCGCGAGACGTGGCAGGCCCTCTACGTGTTCACCACCGAACCGCGACCGCGCATCGACCTGGAGGTCGGCAGCTGGTACGTCTCGACATATCCGAAGTCGGTGTTCGTCGCCGGGTTGTCCGCAGCACTGGTGACCGACGACGCACGCTGGAATCTGCGCGGCCGCCAGCTCGCCGTGCACAGCTTGGGCGGCACCGAACGCATCGAACTCGGCGGGGCCGACGAGGTCGTCGATCAGCTGGTGAACCGGTTCGGGCTGGAACTCAGCGGCCTCGGTGATGTGGCGGAGGGCATCAGTCACGTGCTGGGGAACTGA
- a CDS encoding acyl-CoA dehydrogenase family protein — MEELRQLVDDIGAKAAQARFGNRRLPETFDADLWRDLEETGLARLTTEQDAGPAEAAVVLAGLARHAAAVPVAETDLLAGWLAGKAGLDVPDGPLTIAIGTDGVAREVPWPADAAILLAARTDDGLHIGWIDDPELSMGHNLGGEPRGTLRYATPGPAGLDASALEELMRRGAWSRCVQIVGALDAALSLTVAHTSDRVQFGRALSKFQAVQHSLASMAGEIEQARAATDLATAAVTEYGFADPRADYAVTVAKVAVGRATTPVTTIAHQLHGAIGVTIEHPLWSVTMRARSWADEFGSTASHARRLGRWALDATDPWDVFVSSPARD, encoded by the coding sequence GTGGAAGAGCTCAGGCAACTGGTCGACGATATCGGCGCCAAGGCGGCACAGGCGCGGTTCGGCAACCGCCGGCTACCGGAGACCTTCGACGCCGACCTGTGGCGCGATCTGGAGGAGACCGGGCTCGCACGACTGACCACCGAACAGGACGCCGGACCCGCCGAGGCAGCGGTGGTGCTGGCAGGTCTGGCCCGCCACGCCGCGGCCGTCCCGGTCGCCGAGACCGATCTGCTGGCCGGTTGGCTGGCCGGGAAGGCCGGCCTCGATGTACCGGACGGGCCCCTGACGATCGCCATCGGCACCGACGGTGTCGCTCGCGAGGTGCCGTGGCCCGCGGATGCGGCGATCCTGTTGGCCGCTCGTACCGACGACGGTCTGCATATCGGGTGGATCGACGATCCCGAGCTCAGTATGGGGCACAACCTGGGCGGTGAACCGCGTGGCACGCTGCGCTACGCGACCCCCGGCCCGGCCGGCCTCGACGCCTCGGCGCTCGAGGAGTTGATGCGCCGCGGCGCCTGGTCCCGCTGCGTACAGATTGTCGGTGCACTGGACGCGGCGTTGTCGCTCACGGTCGCGCACACCTCCGATCGGGTGCAGTTCGGTCGGGCATTGAGCAAGTTCCAGGCCGTCCAGCATTCGCTGGCATCGATGGCCGGTGAGATCGAACAGGCTAGAGCGGCAACGGATCTGGCAACCGCGGCAGTCACCGAGTACGGTTTCGCCGATCCCCGCGCCGATTACGCGGTGACGGTGGCGAAGGTTGCCGTCGGCCGTGCCACCACTCCGGTCACGACGATCGCCCACCAGTTGCACGGCGCCATCGGGGTCACCATCGAGCATCCGCTGTGGTCGGTCACCATGCGGGCGCGCAGCTGGGCCGACGAGTTCGGCAGCACCGCGTCACATGCCCGCCGGCTGGGCCGCTGGGCGCTGGACGCCACCGACCCGTGGGATGTGTTCGTCAGTTCCCCAGCACGTGACTGA
- a CDS encoding wax ester/triacylglycerol synthase family O-acyltransferase: MKRLSGWDAFLLYSEAPNVHMHTLKVAVIDLHGLGDRTFGVEEFRNVLHGRLYKLEPFRYQLVDIPFKFHHPMWRENCDVDLEYHIRPWRVATPGGRRELDEAIGEIASTPLDRSRPLWEMYFIEGLADDRIAVVGKIHHALADGVASANLLARGMDLQDGPQRDRDSYATDPAPSTGELVRTAFLDHMRHIARVPGLIRYTAEGIGRVRRSSRKLGPELTRPFTPPPSFMNHVLTPERRFATASLSLADVKSTGKHLGATINDMVLALASGALRKLQLHYEGKADHPLLASVPMSFDFSPDRISGNRFTGVLMALPVDLDSPLDRVRRASETAALAKESNQLIGPELVARWASYMPPAGVEALFRRLSNVDGQNKILNLNISNVPGPRQFGRVGGATVSEIYSVGPLTAASGLNITVWSYVDQLNISVLSDTATVRDPHEVTDAMVQELRDIRIAAGLSGEITVDS, encoded by the coding sequence GTGAAGAGGCTCAGCGGTTGGGATGCATTCTTGCTCTATTCGGAAGCTCCCAACGTGCACATGCACACCTTGAAGGTCGCCGTCATCGACCTGCACGGACTCGGTGACCGCACCTTCGGTGTCGAAGAGTTCCGGAATGTGTTGCACGGCAGGCTCTACAAGCTGGAGCCGTTTCGCTACCAGTTGGTGGACATTCCGTTCAAGTTCCACCACCCGATGTGGCGCGAGAACTGTGATGTCGACCTGGAGTACCACATCCGGCCGTGGCGGGTAGCCACGCCGGGTGGGCGCCGCGAACTCGACGAGGCCATCGGCGAGATCGCCAGCACCCCGCTCGACCGATCCCGCCCGCTCTGGGAGATGTACTTCATCGAGGGTCTTGCCGACGATCGGATAGCAGTGGTCGGCAAGATCCATCACGCGCTGGCCGACGGCGTGGCGTCGGCCAACCTGCTGGCCCGCGGAATGGATCTGCAGGACGGACCGCAGCGCGACCGCGACTCCTATGCCACCGATCCGGCTCCGTCGACGGGTGAGCTCGTCAGGACCGCGTTCCTGGATCACATGCGTCATATCGCGCGAGTGCCGGGTCTGATCAGGTACACCGCTGAGGGGATCGGTCGCGTTCGGCGCAGCAGCCGCAAACTGGGCCCCGAACTGACCCGCCCGTTCACCCCGCCGCCGAGCTTCATGAACCACGTGCTGACCCCCGAGCGCCGGTTCGCCACCGCCAGCCTGTCTCTTGCCGACGTCAAGTCGACCGGAAAACACTTGGGCGCCACCATCAATGACATGGTCCTCGCGTTGGCGTCGGGCGCGTTGCGCAAACTCCAATTGCATTACGAGGGCAAGGCCGACCATCCCCTGCTCGCGTCGGTGCCGATGAGTTTCGACTTCTCCCCGGACCGCATCTCCGGTAATCGGTTCACCGGAGTGCTGATGGCGCTGCCTGTGGATCTCGATAGCCCGCTGGACCGGGTGCGTCGCGCCAGCGAGACAGCGGCGCTGGCCAAGGAGAGCAATCAGCTGATCGGCCCGGAGTTGGTGGCCCGCTGGGCTTCCTATATGCCCCCGGCCGGGGTGGAGGCGCTGTTTCGCCGGTTGTCCAACGTCGACGGCCAGAACAAGATCCTGAATCTGAACATCTCGAACGTCCCGGGCCCCCGCCAGTTCGGGCGGGTCGGTGGCGCGACGGTTTCGGAGATCTATTCGGTCGGTCCGCTCACCGCGGCCAGCGGCCTGAACATCACGGTCTGGAGCTATGTCGACCAGCTGAACATCTCGGTGCTGTCGGATACCGCGACCGTTCGGGACCCACACGAGGTCACCGATGCGATGGTGCAGGAGCTGCGGGACATCCGGATCGCGGCCGGTCTCTCCGGAGAGATCACCGTCGACTCGTGA
- a CDS encoding dihydrofolate reductase family protein, which translates to MACVYFTASSLDGFVVDERDSLDWLVNRDFDPLGPFGYDAFADGVGALVMGSSTYEWIVENQPGEWPYRQPSWVLTSRDGIIAPGHPVRTFDGDVTQLYSALAEAAADKDLWVMGGGRTAAQFVTAGLVDELVVSYAPCSLGAGARLLPVRSEWELAELDRNGEFVCARWLRRPDPSAVAG; encoded by the coding sequence ATGGCGTGCGTGTACTTCACAGCATCCAGCCTGGACGGGTTCGTCGTCGACGAGCGCGACAGCCTGGACTGGTTGGTGAACCGCGATTTCGATCCCTTGGGCCCGTTCGGTTACGACGCGTTCGCCGACGGGGTCGGCGCACTGGTGATGGGGTCGAGCACCTATGAATGGATAGTCGAGAACCAGCCGGGCGAGTGGCCGTATCGCCAGCCCAGCTGGGTGCTGACCAGCCGGGACGGCATCATCGCGCCCGGGCACCCGGTACGGACATTCGACGGCGATGTGACACAGCTGTATTCAGCGCTGGCCGAGGCAGCCGCCGACAAAGACCTCTGGGTGATGGGCGGTGGCCGGACCGCCGCGCAGTTCGTCACGGCCGGACTGGTCGACGAGTTGGTGGTCAGCTACGCGCCGTGCAGTCTCGGTGCCGGTGCGCGGCTGTTGCCGGTGCGCTCGGAATGGGAACTCGCCGAGCTGGACCGCAACGGGGAGTTCGTCTGCGCCCGCTGGCTCAGGCGGCCCGATCCGTCCGCGGTGGCCGGCTGA
- a CDS encoding acyl-CoA dehydrogenase family protein: MSEFDALCANDGDLAELRSTVRQFLVADRDTFGWQPEIDSWLTSWDAAFSERLARAGFVGLTIPTEYGGHGLGFLHRYVVTEELLGSGAPVAAHWFADRQVAPSLLTYGTEEQRRRLLPGIAAGTLYSAIGMSEHGAGSDLAATATKATRVDGGWTISGTKVWTSGGHRAHFAIVLARTSALDPEHRHAGFSQFIVALDSPGVTISPIVTLDGHHHFNEVTFDEVRVDDADVLGQIGDGWHQVTAELGFERSGPERILSTATLIIDVIRSLGAQTVDDRTAAEVGDLLGRAMALRQLSVSVARALSAGEDAATRAALVKDLGTRFEQQSVELCAELIDYVTDAAAADRLRAVLATARQHSPMFTLRGGTNEVLRGVIARGLGVR, encoded by the coding sequence GTGAGTGAATTCGATGCGCTGTGCGCCAACGACGGGGACCTGGCCGAGTTGCGGTCCACGGTCCGGCAGTTCCTGGTGGCCGACAGAGACACGTTCGGCTGGCAACCCGAGATCGACTCCTGGCTGACGAGTTGGGATGCCGCTTTCAGTGAGCGGCTGGCCCGGGCCGGTTTCGTCGGGTTGACGATCCCGACCGAGTACGGCGGGCACGGCCTGGGTTTCCTGCACCGGTACGTGGTGACCGAGGAACTGCTCGGCTCCGGCGCCCCGGTGGCCGCGCACTGGTTCGCCGACCGGCAGGTGGCACCGTCGCTGCTCACCTACGGCACCGAGGAACAGCGCCGCCGGTTGTTACCCGGAATCGCGGCCGGGACGTTGTACTCGGCGATCGGGATGAGCGAGCACGGCGCGGGGTCTGATCTGGCCGCGACCGCCACCAAGGCAACCCGGGTCGACGGCGGTTGGACCATCAGCGGCACCAAGGTGTGGACCAGCGGTGGGCACCGCGCGCATTTCGCGATCGTGCTGGCCCGCACCAGCGCACTGGATCCCGAACACCGGCACGCCGGGTTCAGCCAGTTCATCGTCGCGCTGGACTCCCCCGGCGTGACCATCAGCCCGATCGTCACCCTCGACGGGCACCATCACTTCAACGAGGTCACCTTCGACGAGGTGCGCGTCGATGACGCCGACGTACTCGGCCAGATCGGCGACGGGTGGCACCAGGTGACCGCCGAACTGGGCTTCGAGCGCAGCGGACCGGAGCGCATCCTGTCCACCGCGACGCTGATCATCGACGTCATCCGGTCGCTCGGCGCGCAGACCGTCGATGATCGCACCGCGGCCGAGGTCGGCGACCTGCTCGGCCGCGCGATGGCGCTGCGCCAACTGTCGGTCTCGGTGGCCCGCGCACTGTCCGCCGGTGAGGATGCGGCGACCCGGGCGGCGCTGGTCAAGGATCTGGGTACCCGGTTCGAGCAGCAGTCGGTGGAGCTGTGCGCCGAGTTGATCGACTACGTCACCGATGCCGCGGCGGCCGATCGGTTGCGCGCGGTGCTGGCCACCGCCCGGCAGCATTCGCCCATGTTCACCCTGCGCGGCGGCACCAACGAGGTGCTGCGCGGGGTCATCGCCAGGGGACTGGGGGTCCGATAG
- a CDS encoding 1-acyl-sn-glycerol-3-phosphate acyltransferase, with amino-acid sequence MGSTDIEPTEITKFDPGLTERVMGLLRPFLKAYHRSEVRGLENFPEGGALVVCNHSGGLFPMDVPIFAADFYQRYGYGRPVYTLSHAMLMIGPTGDFFKKTGFILASHENADEALRSGGVVVVFPGGDFDVYRPTLEANKIDFDGRQGYVRAAINAGVPIVPMVGVGGQETQFYLSRGTWLAKRLGPIARLARTKIVPVSFGFPFGLSAVVPLNVPLPAKITMQVLPPVHIEERFGDDPDIDEVDAHVRHVMQGALDELAAERRLPVIG; translated from the coding sequence ATGGGCTCGACCGATATCGAACCGACCGAGATCACCAAGTTCGATCCCGGACTCACCGAGCGGGTGATGGGGTTGCTGCGGCCGTTCCTGAAGGCCTATCACCGCTCCGAGGTCCGCGGGCTGGAGAACTTCCCCGAGGGCGGTGCGCTGGTGGTCTGCAACCACTCCGGTGGGCTGTTCCCGATGGACGTACCGATTTTCGCGGCCGACTTCTACCAGCGCTACGGGTACGGCAGACCGGTCTACACCCTGAGCCACGCCATGCTGATGATCGGGCCCACCGGCGACTTCTTCAAGAAGACCGGTTTCATCCTGGCCAGCCACGAGAATGCCGACGAGGCATTGCGCTCGGGCGGCGTCGTGGTGGTCTTCCCCGGCGGTGACTTCGATGTCTACCGCCCCACCCTGGAGGCCAACAAGATCGACTTCGACGGTCGCCAGGGCTATGTCCGCGCGGCCATCAACGCCGGAGTGCCGATCGTGCCCATGGTCGGCGTCGGCGGGCAGGAAACGCAGTTCTACCTCTCCCGGGGAACCTGGCTGGCCAAACGACTCGGACCGATCGCCCGCCTGGCACGCACCAAGATCGTGCCGGTGTCCTTCGGGTTCCCGTTCGGCCTGTCCGCAGTGGTTCCGCTGAACGTCCCACTGCCCGCCAAGATCACGATGCAGGTGCTGCCGCCGGTCCACATCGAGGAACGGTTCGGGGATGATCCCGATATCGACGAGGTCGATGCCCACGTGCGCCATGTCATGCAGGGCGCTCTGGACGAGTTGGCCGCCGAGCGACGACTTCCGGTGATCGGCTGA